The DNA window AGTCTTCGCAGTCGCGGGTGGCACCGAAGTAGTGCTCCGCCAGCGCCAGGCTGCGGATGTCGTGGCCGACGAAGCTGGTGACGTTGAAGCGCTGCTGCAGATTATCCACCAGCGCCCAGTTGCTGACGCTGATGTGCGGCATGTAGCGCACCACGCCCAGCGCCGGATCCACCAGGCCAGGCAGGATCACCGCGATGGCGATCAGCTCGCGCAGGCGGCGCTGGTTAGCGTCGATGAATTGGGCGATGGCAGCGAACAGCGCATTCTCCAGCGTTTCCTGGGTGCGTTCCGGCAGCGGATAGTGTTCTTCGCTGAGCGATTTACCGCTCATGTCATACAGGGTGATGGTGGCATCGTGACGGCCGAGACGCACCGCGACGGTATGGAAATGACGGGTTTCCGACACGATGGAGATCGCGCGGCGGCCGCCGGTGGAGGCTTGCTGATCGACTTCTTTGATCAGCCCGCGCTCCAGCAGCTGGCGAGTAATTTTGGTGACGCTGGCGGGGGCAAGCTGGCTGAGTTCGGCAATTTGAATGCGCGAGATCGGGCCCTGCTGGTCGATCAGGCGGTAAACTGCCGCGCCGTTAAGTTGTTTGACTAAGTCAACGTTCCCTATTTGTGCTTGTCCGCCAGTGCTCATCAATAATGTTACTCGCTGTTCATTGAATTAAACCTCGTTACCGTTAACGAGCGTTTTGGTGATCTTGAAATCACGGGTGAAGGCGGTCAGGTTAGCCACCTTGCCGGCTTCGATGGTGCCCAGACGGTGCTCGACGCCGATGGCGCGCGCCGGGTACAGCGTCGCCATGCGCAGCGCTTCGTCCAGCGCGATGCCGATATGCTCGACGCTGTT is part of the Serratia surfactantfaciens genome and encodes:
- the nagC gene encoding DNA-binding transcriptional regulator NagC translates to MSTGGQAQIGNVDLVKQLNGAAVYRLIDQQGPISRIQIAELSQLAPASVTKITRQLLERGLIKEVDQQASTGGRRAISIVSETRHFHTVAVRLGRHDATITLYDMSGKSLSEEHYPLPERTQETLENALFAAIAQFIDANQRRLRELIAIAVILPGLVDPALGVVRYMPHISVSNWALVDNLQQRFNVTSFVGHDIRSLALAEHYFGATRDCEDSILVRLHRGTGAGIIVNGQIFLGNNGNVGEIGHIQIDPLGERCHCGNFGCLETVAANAAIEQRVRQLLSQGYPSKLTLEDCGINAICKAANRGDLLASEVIEHVGRYLGKAVAIAINLFNPQKVVIAGEITEADKVLLPAIQSCINTQVLKDFRKNLPVVTSELNHRSAIGAFALAKRAMLNGVLLQRLLES